The following proteins are co-located in the Syngnathus scovelli strain Florida chromosome 21, RoL_Ssco_1.2, whole genome shotgun sequence genome:
- the mybpc2b gene encoding myosin binding protein Cb isoform X3, which translates to MPTKTVPAAKADVPAPQEPAEEDSDSDWDANVKAVGGEVTELTGLFVEKPPDHVTAIAGTDLILIAKVDSSALVKKPMMKWLKGKWMDLSSKAGKHMQFKETYDRETKIYTFEMTVNKVVAGDAGGYRCEVTAKDKCDSSSFEIAVEASQQDQQVDILSTFKRADAGEDEGDLDFSALLKAAKKKRPEKVEEEVDVWELLKSAHPSEYEKIAFKYGITDLRGMLKRLKKMRVEPKHSEAFLTKMESCYTVDKGKRIILKCEVMDPNVQVKWLKNGQEIKPSAKYLMETNGNIRTLTINKTTLADDAAYECVVGEDKSFTEVFVKEPPVTITKLMDDYHVVVGERVEFEIEVSEEGAHVMWFYGDEEIVKDAASTKYRFKKDGKKHTFIIQEATLEDIGMYHAWTNGGHTKGELEVEEKKLEVLQDIADLTVKATDQALFKCEVSDEKVTGKWYKDGVEVMPSERIKMTHVGRFHRLIIDDVKPGDAGDYTFVPDGYALSLSAKLNFLEIKIDYVPRQDPPKIHLDTTGNMVSQNSIILVAGNKLRLDVEITGEPAPKVLWSKGDQPITEDSGRVRVESRKDLSCFIIEGAEREDEGSYTIVVTNPAGQDKAVLNIKIIDVPDAPEHVKCTTVGEDCATIIWEAPKFDGGAALKGYLMERKKHGSSRWTKLNFDVYESTTYEAKKMIEGVLYEMRVFAVNSIGMSQPSLTSKPFMPMAPTSEPTRLSVNDVTDTTCSLKWLAPERIGAAGLDGYVIEYCKDGDTEWVVANTDLCEKQSYVVRGLPVGEKINFRVVAVNIAGRSAPAIMSEPVTIREIMERPKIRLPRHLRTKYIRKVGEKINLTIPFQGKPRPVANWFKDGQPIDPKIINVRTSNVDTILFIRSAEREHSGTYELVLKIENMEDRASFQLRVVEKPGPPLNVRVSDVWGFNAALEWDPPTDDGNCEITGYTIQKADMKTKEWFTIYEHNKRTHCTASDLIMGNEYMFRVYSENLCGLSEEPRQSKNTATIAKTGANVTVIEIVSVIILLSPRIVGLQLKQNPYQEMDMSCVPKFTQPLVDRTVVAGYTTAISCAVRGFPKPKIVWMKNKMILGEDPKYLMQNYQGVVTLNIRKPSPFDGGKYTCVAINELGKDEVECKLDIRAAVDPQQD; encoded by the exons ATGCCGACTAAGACGGTCCCTGCAG CGAAAGCGGATGTGCCCG CCCCGCAGGAGCCAGCCGAAGAGG ATTCTGACTCCGACTGGGATG CTAACGTGAAGGCTGTAGGGGGCG AGGTGACAGAGCTCACTGGGCTCTTCGTGGAGAAGCCGCCAGATCATGTGACCGCTATTGCAG GAACGGATTTGATCCTCATTGCCAAGGTCGACTCGAGCGCCTTGGTAAAGAAACCCATGATGAAATGGCTGAAGGGAAAGTGGATGGATTTGAGCAGCAAGGCTGGGAAACACATGCAGTTCAAAGAAACCTACGACAGGGAGACAAAG ATCTACACTTTTGAAATGACGGTCAACAAAGTGGTCGCCGGAGACGCCGGTGGCTACAGGTGCGAAGTGACAGCCAAAGACAAATGCGACAGCTCCAGCTTTGAGATCGCCGTGGAGG CCTCCCAGCAAGACCAGCAGGTGGACATTTTGTCTACCTTCAAGAGAGC GGATGCCGGCGAAGATGAGGGTGATCTGGATTTCAGTGCTCTTCTCAAAGCTGCCAAGAA GAAGAGACCTGaaaaggtggaggaggaggtcgACGTATGGGAATTGCTGAAGAGCGCCCACCCGAGCGAATATGAGAAAATCGCTTTCAAGTACGGCATTACCGACCTGAGGGGCATGCTGAAACGTCTGAAAAAGATGAGGGTGGAGCCCAAGCACAGCGAGG CTTTCCTGACCAAAATGGAATCTTGCTACACCGTGGACAAAGGCAAAAGAATCATCCTCAAATGTGAGGTGATGGATCCCAACGTGCAGGTCAAATGGTTGAAGAACGGCCAAGAGATCAAACCATCTGCCAA GTACTTGATGGAGACAAATGGAAACATCCGAACGCTCACCATCAACAAGACCACCCTGGCTGATGATGCTGCGTACGAGTGTGTGGTGGGCGAAGACAAGAGTTTCACTGAGGTTTTCGTCAAAG AACCACCTGTGACCATCACCAAGCTTATGGATGACTACCACGTGGTGGTAGGGGAGAGAGTGGAGTTTGAGATTGAGGTGTCAGAGGAGGGCGCCCACGTCATGTG GTTCTATGGGGATGAGGAAATTGTAAAGGACGCGGCATCCACAAAGTATCGCTTTAAGAAAGACGGGAAGAAGCACACGTTCATCATCCAGGAAGCGACATTGGAGGACATCGGAATGTACCATGCTTGGACAAACGGGGGCCATACCAAAGGAGAGCTGGAGGTGGAAG aaaaaaaactggaagtGTTGCAGGACATTGCTGATTTGACGGTGAAGGCGACCGACCAGGCTTTGTTCAAGTGTGAGGTGTCTGATGAAAAGGTCACCGGCAAGTGGTACAAAGATGGAGTGGAAGTGATGCCCAGCGAACGCATCAAAATGACACACGTCGGAAG GTTTCATCGTCTGATCATTGACGACGTGAAGCCGGGGGATGCCGGAGACTACACTTTCGTTCCTGATGGATACGCTCTGTCACTTTCGGCCAAACTCAACTTCCTGG AAATCAAGATCGACTATGTGCCCAGGCAGG ATCCTCCAAAGATCCATCTGGACACCACCGGAAACATGGTGTCCCAAAACAGCATCATTTTGGTGGCTGGCAACAAGCTGAGACTGGACGTGGAGATCACTGGAGAACCAGCACCCAAGGTGCTCTGGTCCAAAGGAGACCAG CCAATCACGGAGGATTCCGGACGAGTCAGAGTGGAGAGCAGGAAGGACTTGAGTTGCTTCATCATTGAGGGCGCAGAGAGGGAGGACGAGGGCAGCTACACCATCGTTGTTACCAACCCGGCCGGGCAAGACAAGGCTGTGCTGAATATCAAGATAATAG ATGTGCCCGATGCTCCCGAGCATGTCAAGTGCACAACAGTGGGAGAAGATTGCGCCACCATCATCTGGGAGGCTCCTAAATTTGATGGCGGTGCAGCACTCAAGG gctatctgaTGGAGAGAAAGAAGCACGGTTCTTCCAGATGGACAAAGCTCAACTTTGACGTGTACGAATCGACCACGTACGAGGCCAAGAAGATGATTGAAGGCGTCCTGTACGAGATGAGGGTGTTTGCCGTCAACAGTATCGGCATGTCCCAGCCGAGTCTCACCTCCAAGCCCTTCATGCCTATGG CCCCGACGAGCGAGCCGACCCGTCTGTCGGTGAACGACGTGACGGACACCACGTGCTCCCTGAAGTGGCTGGCCCCGGAGAGAATCGGAGCCGCGGGCCTGGATGGCTACGTTATTGAATACTGCAAAGATGGAG ATACTGAATGGGTGGTAGCCAACACAGACCTGTGTGAAAAACAGAGCTACGTGGTCCGTGGCCTACCTGTTGGGGAGAAGATTAACTTCAGGGTGGTGGCAGTGAACATTGCAGGGCGCAGTGCTCCCGCCATCATGTCAGAGCCCGTCACGATCCGTGAAATCATGG AGCGTCCGAAAATCCGCCTACCTCGGCACCTGAGGACAAAGTACATCCGTAAAGTGGGAGAAAAGATCAACCTGACCATCCCCTTCCag GGGAAACCACGTCCCGTCGCGAACTGGTTTAAGGATGGGCAACCCATTGACCCAAAAATCATCAATGTACGTACCTCCAACGTGGACACCATCCTCTTCATCCGTTCGGCAGAGCGAGAGCACTCCGGAACATACGAGCTGGTTCTAAAGATCGAGAACATGGAGGACAGGGCCAGTTTCCAACTCAGAGTTGTTG AAAAGCCGGGGCCACCTTTAAACGTGCGGGTGTCCGACGTGTGGGGATTCAACGCCGCTCTGGAGTGGGACCCCCCCACCGATGACGGGAACTGTGAGATCACCGGATACACCATCCAGAAGGCCGACATGAAGACTAAG GAATGGTTCACTATTTATGAGCACAACAAACGGACCCACTGCACGGCGTCCGACCTCATTATGGGCAACGAGTACATGTTCCGCGTCTACAGCGAAAACTTGTGCGGCCTGAGCGAGGAGCCTCGTCAAAGCAAGAACacggccaccatcgccaagacaGGTGCGAACGTTACTGTGATTGAAATAGTTTCCGTTATAATTCTTCTTTCGCCACGTATCGTAGGTCTGCAGCTGAaacaaaacccctaccaggagaTGGATATGTCCTGCGTGCCGAAGTTCACTCAGCCGCTTGTGGACAGAACTGTGGTGGCCGGGTATACCACTGCCATCAGCTGTGCCGTCAGAGGCTTCCCTAAG CCCAAGATCGTATGGATGAAGAACAAGATGATCCTTGGTGAAGACCCCAAGTACTTGATGCAGAACTACCAAGGCGTGGTCACCCTCAACATTCGCAAGCCGAGCCCCTTTGACGGAGGCAAATACACCTGTGTGGCCATCAACGAGCTGGGCAAAGATGAAGTGGAGTGCAAGCTGGACATTCGAG CTGCCGTGGATCCACAACAGGATTAG
- the mybpc2b gene encoding myosin binding protein Cb isoform X2 translates to MPTKTVPAAKADVPAPQEPAEEADSDSDWDANVKAVGGEVTELTGLFVEKPPDHVTAIAGTDLILIAKVDSSALVKKPMMKWLKGKWMDLSSKAGKHMQFKETYDRETKIYTFEMTVNKVVAGDAGGYRCEVTAKDKCDSSSFEIAVEASQQDQQVDILSTFKRADAGEDEGDLDFSALLKAAKKKRPEKVEEEVDVWELLKSAHPSEYEKIAFKYGITDLRGMLKRLKKMRVEPKHSEAFLTKMESCYTVDKGKRIILKCEVMDPNVQVKWLKNGQEIKPSAKYLMETNGNIRTLTINKTTLADDAAYECVVGEDKSFTEVFVKEPPVTITKLMDDYHVVVGERVEFEIEVSEEGAHVMWFYGDEEIVKDAASTKYRFKKDGKKHTFIIQEATLEDIGMYHAWTNGGHTKGELEVEEKKLEVLQDIADLTVKATDQALFKCEVSDEKVTGKWYKDGVEVMPSERIKMTHVGRFHRLIIDDVKPGDAGDYTFVPDGYALSLSAKLNFLEIKIDYVPRQDPPKIHLDTTGNMVSQNSIILVAGNKLRLDVEITGEPAPKVLWSKGDQPITEDSGRVRVESRKDLSCFIIEGAEREDEGSYTIVVTNPAGQDKAVLNIKIIDVPDAPEHVKCTTVGEDCATIIWEAPKFDGGAALKGYLMERKKHGSSRWTKLNFDVYESTTYEAKKMIEGVLYEMRVFAVNSIGMSQPSLTSKPFMPMAPTSEPTRLSVNDVTDTTCSLKWLAPERIGAAGLDGYVIEYCKDGDTEWVVANTDLCEKQSYVVRGLPVGEKINFRVVAVNIAGRSAPAIMSEPVTIREIMERPKIRLPRHLRTKYIRKVGEKINLTIPFQGKPRPVANWFKDGQPIDPKIINVRTSNVDTILFIRSAEREHSGTYELVLKIENMEDRASFQLRVVEKPGPPLNVRVSDVWGFNAALEWDPPTDDGNCEITGYTIQKADMKTKEWFTIYEHNKRTHCTASDLIMGNEYMFRVYSENLCGLSEEPRQSKNTATIAKTGANVTVIEIVSVIILLSPRIVGLQLKQNPYQEMDMSCVPKFTQPLVDRTVVAGYTTAISCAVRGFPKPKIVWMKNKMILGEDPKYLMQNYQGVVTLNIRKPSPFDGGKYTCVAINELGKDEVECKLDIRAAVDPQQD, encoded by the exons ATGCCGACTAAGACGGTCCCTGCAG CGAAAGCGGATGTGCCCG CCCCGCAGGAGCCAGCCGAAGAGG CAGATTCTGACTCCGACTGGGATG CTAACGTGAAGGCTGTAGGGGGCG AGGTGACAGAGCTCACTGGGCTCTTCGTGGAGAAGCCGCCAGATCATGTGACCGCTATTGCAG GAACGGATTTGATCCTCATTGCCAAGGTCGACTCGAGCGCCTTGGTAAAGAAACCCATGATGAAATGGCTGAAGGGAAAGTGGATGGATTTGAGCAGCAAGGCTGGGAAACACATGCAGTTCAAAGAAACCTACGACAGGGAGACAAAG ATCTACACTTTTGAAATGACGGTCAACAAAGTGGTCGCCGGAGACGCCGGTGGCTACAGGTGCGAAGTGACAGCCAAAGACAAATGCGACAGCTCCAGCTTTGAGATCGCCGTGGAGG CCTCCCAGCAAGACCAGCAGGTGGACATTTTGTCTACCTTCAAGAGAGC GGATGCCGGCGAAGATGAGGGTGATCTGGATTTCAGTGCTCTTCTCAAAGCTGCCAAGAA GAAGAGACCTGaaaaggtggaggaggaggtcgACGTATGGGAATTGCTGAAGAGCGCCCACCCGAGCGAATATGAGAAAATCGCTTTCAAGTACGGCATTACCGACCTGAGGGGCATGCTGAAACGTCTGAAAAAGATGAGGGTGGAGCCCAAGCACAGCGAGG CTTTCCTGACCAAAATGGAATCTTGCTACACCGTGGACAAAGGCAAAAGAATCATCCTCAAATGTGAGGTGATGGATCCCAACGTGCAGGTCAAATGGTTGAAGAACGGCCAAGAGATCAAACCATCTGCCAA GTACTTGATGGAGACAAATGGAAACATCCGAACGCTCACCATCAACAAGACCACCCTGGCTGATGATGCTGCGTACGAGTGTGTGGTGGGCGAAGACAAGAGTTTCACTGAGGTTTTCGTCAAAG AACCACCTGTGACCATCACCAAGCTTATGGATGACTACCACGTGGTGGTAGGGGAGAGAGTGGAGTTTGAGATTGAGGTGTCAGAGGAGGGCGCCCACGTCATGTG GTTCTATGGGGATGAGGAAATTGTAAAGGACGCGGCATCCACAAAGTATCGCTTTAAGAAAGACGGGAAGAAGCACACGTTCATCATCCAGGAAGCGACATTGGAGGACATCGGAATGTACCATGCTTGGACAAACGGGGGCCATACCAAAGGAGAGCTGGAGGTGGAAG aaaaaaaactggaagtGTTGCAGGACATTGCTGATTTGACGGTGAAGGCGACCGACCAGGCTTTGTTCAAGTGTGAGGTGTCTGATGAAAAGGTCACCGGCAAGTGGTACAAAGATGGAGTGGAAGTGATGCCCAGCGAACGCATCAAAATGACACACGTCGGAAG GTTTCATCGTCTGATCATTGACGACGTGAAGCCGGGGGATGCCGGAGACTACACTTTCGTTCCTGATGGATACGCTCTGTCACTTTCGGCCAAACTCAACTTCCTGG AAATCAAGATCGACTATGTGCCCAGGCAGG ATCCTCCAAAGATCCATCTGGACACCACCGGAAACATGGTGTCCCAAAACAGCATCATTTTGGTGGCTGGCAACAAGCTGAGACTGGACGTGGAGATCACTGGAGAACCAGCACCCAAGGTGCTCTGGTCCAAAGGAGACCAG CCAATCACGGAGGATTCCGGACGAGTCAGAGTGGAGAGCAGGAAGGACTTGAGTTGCTTCATCATTGAGGGCGCAGAGAGGGAGGACGAGGGCAGCTACACCATCGTTGTTACCAACCCGGCCGGGCAAGACAAGGCTGTGCTGAATATCAAGATAATAG ATGTGCCCGATGCTCCCGAGCATGTCAAGTGCACAACAGTGGGAGAAGATTGCGCCACCATCATCTGGGAGGCTCCTAAATTTGATGGCGGTGCAGCACTCAAGG gctatctgaTGGAGAGAAAGAAGCACGGTTCTTCCAGATGGACAAAGCTCAACTTTGACGTGTACGAATCGACCACGTACGAGGCCAAGAAGATGATTGAAGGCGTCCTGTACGAGATGAGGGTGTTTGCCGTCAACAGTATCGGCATGTCCCAGCCGAGTCTCACCTCCAAGCCCTTCATGCCTATGG CCCCGACGAGCGAGCCGACCCGTCTGTCGGTGAACGACGTGACGGACACCACGTGCTCCCTGAAGTGGCTGGCCCCGGAGAGAATCGGAGCCGCGGGCCTGGATGGCTACGTTATTGAATACTGCAAAGATGGAG ATACTGAATGGGTGGTAGCCAACACAGACCTGTGTGAAAAACAGAGCTACGTGGTCCGTGGCCTACCTGTTGGGGAGAAGATTAACTTCAGGGTGGTGGCAGTGAACATTGCAGGGCGCAGTGCTCCCGCCATCATGTCAGAGCCCGTCACGATCCGTGAAATCATGG AGCGTCCGAAAATCCGCCTACCTCGGCACCTGAGGACAAAGTACATCCGTAAAGTGGGAGAAAAGATCAACCTGACCATCCCCTTCCag GGGAAACCACGTCCCGTCGCGAACTGGTTTAAGGATGGGCAACCCATTGACCCAAAAATCATCAATGTACGTACCTCCAACGTGGACACCATCCTCTTCATCCGTTCGGCAGAGCGAGAGCACTCCGGAACATACGAGCTGGTTCTAAAGATCGAGAACATGGAGGACAGGGCCAGTTTCCAACTCAGAGTTGTTG AAAAGCCGGGGCCACCTTTAAACGTGCGGGTGTCCGACGTGTGGGGATTCAACGCCGCTCTGGAGTGGGACCCCCCCACCGATGACGGGAACTGTGAGATCACCGGATACACCATCCAGAAGGCCGACATGAAGACTAAG GAATGGTTCACTATTTATGAGCACAACAAACGGACCCACTGCACGGCGTCCGACCTCATTATGGGCAACGAGTACATGTTCCGCGTCTACAGCGAAAACTTGTGCGGCCTGAGCGAGGAGCCTCGTCAAAGCAAGAACacggccaccatcgccaagacaGGTGCGAACGTTACTGTGATTGAAATAGTTTCCGTTATAATTCTTCTTTCGCCACGTATCGTAGGTCTGCAGCTGAaacaaaacccctaccaggagaTGGATATGTCCTGCGTGCCGAAGTTCACTCAGCCGCTTGTGGACAGAACTGTGGTGGCCGGGTATACCACTGCCATCAGCTGTGCCGTCAGAGGCTTCCCTAAG CCCAAGATCGTATGGATGAAGAACAAGATGATCCTTGGTGAAGACCCCAAGTACTTGATGCAGAACTACCAAGGCGTGGTCACCCTCAACATTCGCAAGCCGAGCCCCTTTGACGGAGGCAAATACACCTGTGTGGCCATCAACGAGCTGGGCAAAGATGAAGTGGAGTGCAAGCTGGACATTCGAG CTGCCGTGGATCCACAACAGGATTAG
- the mybpc2b gene encoding myosin binding protein Cb isoform X5 codes for MPTKTVPAAKADVPAPQEPAEEANVKAVGGEVTELTGLFVEKPPDHVTAIAGTDLILIAKVDSSALVKKPMMKWLKGKWMDLSSKAGKHMQFKETYDRETKIYTFEMTVNKVVAGDAGGYRCEVTAKDKCDSSSFEIAVEASQQDQQVDILSTFKRADAGEDEGDLDFSALLKAAKKKRPEKVEEEVDVWELLKSAHPSEYEKIAFKYGITDLRGMLKRLKKMRVEPKHSEAFLTKMESCYTVDKGKRIILKCEVMDPNVQVKWLKNGQEIKPSAKYLMETNGNIRTLTINKTTLADDAAYECVVGEDKSFTEVFVKEPPVTITKLMDDYHVVVGERVEFEIEVSEEGAHVMWFYGDEEIVKDAASTKYRFKKDGKKHTFIIQEATLEDIGMYHAWTNGGHTKGELEVEEKKLEVLQDIADLTVKATDQALFKCEVSDEKVTGKWYKDGVEVMPSERIKMTHVGRFHRLIIDDVKPGDAGDYTFVPDGYALSLSAKLNFLEIKIDYVPRQDPPKIHLDTTGNMVSQNSIILVAGNKLRLDVEITGEPAPKVLWSKGDQPITEDSGRVRVESRKDLSCFIIEGAEREDEGSYTIVVTNPAGQDKAVLNIKIIDVPDAPEHVKCTTVGEDCATIIWEAPKFDGGAALKGYLMERKKHGSSRWTKLNFDVYESTTYEAKKMIEGVLYEMRVFAVNSIGMSQPSLTSKPFMPMAPTSEPTRLSVNDVTDTTCSLKWLAPERIGAAGLDGYVIEYCKDGDTEWVVANTDLCEKQSYVVRGLPVGEKINFRVVAVNIAGRSAPAIMSEPVTIREIMERPKIRLPRHLRTKYIRKVGEKINLTIPFQGKPRPVANWFKDGQPIDPKIINVRTSNVDTILFIRSAEREHSGTYELVLKIENMEDRASFQLRVVEKPGPPLNVRVSDVWGFNAALEWDPPTDDGNCEITGYTIQKADMKTKEWFTIYEHNKRTHCTASDLIMGNEYMFRVYSENLCGLSEEPRQSKNTATIAKTGANVTVIEIVSVIILLSPRIVGLQLKQNPYQEMDMSCVPKFTQPLVDRTVVAGYTTAISCAVRGFPKPKIVWMKNKMILGEDPKYLMQNYQGVVTLNIRKPSPFDGGKYTCVAINELGKDEVECKLDIRAAVDPQQD; via the exons ATGCCGACTAAGACGGTCCCTGCAG CGAAAGCGGATGTGCCCG CCCCGCAGGAGCCAGCCGAAGAGG CTAACGTGAAGGCTGTAGGGGGCG AGGTGACAGAGCTCACTGGGCTCTTCGTGGAGAAGCCGCCAGATCATGTGACCGCTATTGCAG GAACGGATTTGATCCTCATTGCCAAGGTCGACTCGAGCGCCTTGGTAAAGAAACCCATGATGAAATGGCTGAAGGGAAAGTGGATGGATTTGAGCAGCAAGGCTGGGAAACACATGCAGTTCAAAGAAACCTACGACAGGGAGACAAAG ATCTACACTTTTGAAATGACGGTCAACAAAGTGGTCGCCGGAGACGCCGGTGGCTACAGGTGCGAAGTGACAGCCAAAGACAAATGCGACAGCTCCAGCTTTGAGATCGCCGTGGAGG CCTCCCAGCAAGACCAGCAGGTGGACATTTTGTCTACCTTCAAGAGAGC GGATGCCGGCGAAGATGAGGGTGATCTGGATTTCAGTGCTCTTCTCAAAGCTGCCAAGAA GAAGAGACCTGaaaaggtggaggaggaggtcgACGTATGGGAATTGCTGAAGAGCGCCCACCCGAGCGAATATGAGAAAATCGCTTTCAAGTACGGCATTACCGACCTGAGGGGCATGCTGAAACGTCTGAAAAAGATGAGGGTGGAGCCCAAGCACAGCGAGG CTTTCCTGACCAAAATGGAATCTTGCTACACCGTGGACAAAGGCAAAAGAATCATCCTCAAATGTGAGGTGATGGATCCCAACGTGCAGGTCAAATGGTTGAAGAACGGCCAAGAGATCAAACCATCTGCCAA GTACTTGATGGAGACAAATGGAAACATCCGAACGCTCACCATCAACAAGACCACCCTGGCTGATGATGCTGCGTACGAGTGTGTGGTGGGCGAAGACAAGAGTTTCACTGAGGTTTTCGTCAAAG AACCACCTGTGACCATCACCAAGCTTATGGATGACTACCACGTGGTGGTAGGGGAGAGAGTGGAGTTTGAGATTGAGGTGTCAGAGGAGGGCGCCCACGTCATGTG GTTCTATGGGGATGAGGAAATTGTAAAGGACGCGGCATCCACAAAGTATCGCTTTAAGAAAGACGGGAAGAAGCACACGTTCATCATCCAGGAAGCGACATTGGAGGACATCGGAATGTACCATGCTTGGACAAACGGGGGCCATACCAAAGGAGAGCTGGAGGTGGAAG aaaaaaaactggaagtGTTGCAGGACATTGCTGATTTGACGGTGAAGGCGACCGACCAGGCTTTGTTCAAGTGTGAGGTGTCTGATGAAAAGGTCACCGGCAAGTGGTACAAAGATGGAGTGGAAGTGATGCCCAGCGAACGCATCAAAATGACACACGTCGGAAG GTTTCATCGTCTGATCATTGACGACGTGAAGCCGGGGGATGCCGGAGACTACACTTTCGTTCCTGATGGATACGCTCTGTCACTTTCGGCCAAACTCAACTTCCTGG AAATCAAGATCGACTATGTGCCCAGGCAGG ATCCTCCAAAGATCCATCTGGACACCACCGGAAACATGGTGTCCCAAAACAGCATCATTTTGGTGGCTGGCAACAAGCTGAGACTGGACGTGGAGATCACTGGAGAACCAGCACCCAAGGTGCTCTGGTCCAAAGGAGACCAG CCAATCACGGAGGATTCCGGACGAGTCAGAGTGGAGAGCAGGAAGGACTTGAGTTGCTTCATCATTGAGGGCGCAGAGAGGGAGGACGAGGGCAGCTACACCATCGTTGTTACCAACCCGGCCGGGCAAGACAAGGCTGTGCTGAATATCAAGATAATAG ATGTGCCCGATGCTCCCGAGCATGTCAAGTGCACAACAGTGGGAGAAGATTGCGCCACCATCATCTGGGAGGCTCCTAAATTTGATGGCGGTGCAGCACTCAAGG gctatctgaTGGAGAGAAAGAAGCACGGTTCTTCCAGATGGACAAAGCTCAACTTTGACGTGTACGAATCGACCACGTACGAGGCCAAGAAGATGATTGAAGGCGTCCTGTACGAGATGAGGGTGTTTGCCGTCAACAGTATCGGCATGTCCCAGCCGAGTCTCACCTCCAAGCCCTTCATGCCTATGG CCCCGACGAGCGAGCCGACCCGTCTGTCGGTGAACGACGTGACGGACACCACGTGCTCCCTGAAGTGGCTGGCCCCGGAGAGAATCGGAGCCGCGGGCCTGGATGGCTACGTTATTGAATACTGCAAAGATGGAG ATACTGAATGGGTGGTAGCCAACACAGACCTGTGTGAAAAACAGAGCTACGTGGTCCGTGGCCTACCTGTTGGGGAGAAGATTAACTTCAGGGTGGTGGCAGTGAACATTGCAGGGCGCAGTGCTCCCGCCATCATGTCAGAGCCCGTCACGATCCGTGAAATCATGG AGCGTCCGAAAATCCGCCTACCTCGGCACCTGAGGACAAAGTACATCCGTAAAGTGGGAGAAAAGATCAACCTGACCATCCCCTTCCag GGGAAACCACGTCCCGTCGCGAACTGGTTTAAGGATGGGCAACCCATTGACCCAAAAATCATCAATGTACGTACCTCCAACGTGGACACCATCCTCTTCATCCGTTCGGCAGAGCGAGAGCACTCCGGAACATACGAGCTGGTTCTAAAGATCGAGAACATGGAGGACAGGGCCAGTTTCCAACTCAGAGTTGTTG AAAAGCCGGGGCCACCTTTAAACGTGCGGGTGTCCGACGTGTGGGGATTCAACGCCGCTCTGGAGTGGGACCCCCCCACCGATGACGGGAACTGTGAGATCACCGGATACACCATCCAGAAGGCCGACATGAAGACTAAG GAATGGTTCACTATTTATGAGCACAACAAACGGACCCACTGCACGGCGTCCGACCTCATTATGGGCAACGAGTACATGTTCCGCGTCTACAGCGAAAACTTGTGCGGCCTGAGCGAGGAGCCTCGTCAAAGCAAGAACacggccaccatcgccaagacaGGTGCGAACGTTACTGTGATTGAAATAGTTTCCGTTATAATTCTTCTTTCGCCACGTATCGTAGGTCTGCAGCTGAaacaaaacccctaccaggagaTGGATATGTCCTGCGTGCCGAAGTTCACTCAGCCGCTTGTGGACAGAACTGTGGTGGCCGGGTATACCACTGCCATCAGCTGTGCCGTCAGAGGCTTCCCTAAG CCCAAGATCGTATGGATGAAGAACAAGATGATCCTTGGTGAAGACCCCAAGTACTTGATGCAGAACTACCAAGGCGTGGTCACCCTCAACATTCGCAAGCCGAGCCCCTTTGACGGAGGCAAATACACCTGTGTGGCCATCAACGAGCTGGGCAAAGATGAAGTGGAGTGCAAGCTGGACATTCGAG CTGCCGTGGATCCACAACAGGATTAG